Proteins encoded in a region of the Triticum dicoccoides isolate Atlit2015 ecotype Zavitan chromosome 3A, WEW_v2.0, whole genome shotgun sequence genome:
- the LOC119268324 gene encoding thiamine phosphate phosphatase-like protein, whose protein sequence is MAAPAAAAVVVLFDFDKTIIQWDSDDWVITKLGAADAFNRLRPTMRWNSLMDRMMGELHAQGRSADDIRECLRSAPLDAHVLSAIRTASALGCDLKVVSDANSFFIETVLEHHGVLGCFSEINTNPARVDAQGRLRISPFHDPTSLPHGCSLCPDNMCKGKIIQRIQGTDSAKNKHFIYIGDGKGDYCPSLKLGEGDYVMPKENYPLWSLISSDPQLIKAEVHPWSSGEEFERILLKLVNKLITSHAQGSQLDYKCDMSNPISMEVGHHQTLPIPN, encoded by the exons ATGgccgctcccgccgccgccgccgtggtggTGCTGTTCGACTTCGACAAGACCATCATCCAGTGGGATAGCGACGACTGGGTCATCACCAAGCTCGGCGCCGCCGACGCCTTCAACCGCCTGCGCCCCACCATGCGCTGGAACTCCCTCATG GACAGGATGATGGGGGAGCTCCACGCGCAGGGGAGGTCGGCCGACGACATCCGCGAGTGCCTCAGGAGCGCGCCGCTCGACGCGCACGTCCTCTCCGCCATCCGGACGGCGTCGGCATTAGG GTGTGATTTGAAGGTGGTGAGCGACGCCAACTCCTTCTTCATCGAGACCGTCCTGGAGCATCACGGCGTCCTCGGCTGCTTCTCTGAGATCAACACCAACCCCGCGCGCGTGGACGCCCAAGGGAGGCTCAGGATCTCGCCGTTCCATGATCCCACCAGCTTGCCCCATGGTTGCAGCCTGTGCCCTGACAACATGTGCAAG GGCAAGATAATCCAGAGGATTCAAGGGACAGACAGTGCCAAGAACAAGCACTTCATCTACATCGGTGATGGGAAGGGGGATTACTGCCCCTCTCTTAAGCTAGGGGAAGGGGACTATGTCATGCCAAAGGAGAATTATCCCCTCTGGAGTCTCATCAGCAGCGATCCCCAGCTTATCAAAGCTGAGGTTCATCCATGGTCTAGTGGCGAGGAATTCGAAAGGATCCTGCTTAAGCTGGTGAACAAGCTGATCACCTCACATGCACAGGGGTCCCAATTGGACTACAAATGTGACATGAGCAATCCAATATCAATGGAAGTGGGTCACCATCAGACTCTCCCTATCCCAAATTGA